The Arachis ipaensis cultivar K30076 chromosome B07, Araip1.1, whole genome shotgun sequence genome includes a window with the following:
- the LOC110262371 gene encoding uncharacterized protein LOC110262371 gives MNDVVFVMTNSRLAKKKQTRRSLDYDYSLDELDADEQWIVADEDGEEEDLDALISDPDLNDEASGNRVVGASKDPLTIPYLDDDEFEELLQGPLPPAPDNDEDGNAEVCETREDFMTDEE, from the coding sequence ATGAATGATGTTGTGTTTGTGATGACAAACTCAAGATTAGCAAAGAAAAAACAAACTAGAAGAAGTCTTGATTATGACTATAGTCTTGATGAGTTGGACGCTGATGAACAGTGGATTGTTGCCGACgaagatggagaagaagaagatttagATGCTCTAATTTCAGATCCTGATTTAAATGATGAAGCAAGTGGTAATAGAGTTGTTGGTGCCTCTAAGGATCCTTTGACAATTCCTTAtcttgatgatgatgagtttGAAGAACTTCTCCAAGGACCTCTTCCTCCTGCTCCTGATAATGATGAAGATGGTAATGCAGAAGTTTGTGAAACTCGTGAAGATTTTATGACTGATGAAGAATAA